The Lepisosteus oculatus isolate fLepOcu1 chromosome 4, fLepOcu1.hap2, whole genome shotgun sequence genome window below encodes:
- the LOC102691795 gene encoding E3 ubiquitin-protein ligase TRIM39-like isoform X3: MASPSSLLSEEQFLCSICLDIFNKPVSTSCGHNFCLACIEAYWDSSDVYQCPVCKKAFLARPDLSVNRSLREISEQFKKTRASSAGFPSTKLGWVPCDVCTEKKLKAVKTCLVCLASYCETHIQSHYQGAAFRRHRLIDPVEKLEDRLCEKHEKLLELFCRTDQTCVCQFCTETDHQAHSTVALEEEYREKQTQLRKTEAEVQQMIQDRLKKVEEIKQAVELSKSCAQREIEDSVQVFTALQRHIERSQAELIELIEEKQRAAERKAEGLIKELEQEINLLLWRNIELEKLSHTEDHLHFLQRFPSQSFPLQTKDWANIAVQPDLGLGAIRRVVSQLEERLREEMEKVPEIKFHKARKYAVDVTLNPNTAARWLIVSEDGKQVRYGGTELDLPDNPERFDHCHCVVGKGGFTSGRHYWEVEVGRKTDWDLGVIGESVNRKGQITYKLQNNCWVLCLRNGDKYWANGVIFPLNLKPLKVGVYVDYEEGQVSFYNVEARSHIYTFTDTFTEKLYPFFSPNKHHGGKNAAPLIISPVNYTD; the protein is encoded by the exons ATGGCCTCACCCAGTAGTCTCCTGTCGGAAGAGCAGTTTCTGTGCTCCATCTGTCTGGATATATTTAACAAACCAGTCTCTACTTCATGTGGGCACAATTTCTGCTTGGCCTGCATTGAAGCATACTGGGACAGTAGTGACGTGTATCAGTGTCCAGTTTGTAAGAAAGCTTTCCTAGCACGGCCGGATCTCAGTGTGAACAGAAGCTTAAGAGAAATCTCTGAACAGTTCAAGAAGACAAGAGCCAGCAGTGCTGGGTTCCCCTCCACTAAACTAGGTTGGGTGCCCTGTGATGTCTGCACTGAGAAGAAGCTCAAGGCTGTGAAAACCTGCCTGGTCTGTCTGGCCTCTTACTGCGAAACTCACATCCAGTCTCACTATCAAGGAGCTGCTTTCAGGAGACACAGGCTGATTGACCCCGTGGAAAAACTTGAGGACAGGCTGTGTGAGAAACACGAGAAACTTCTGGAGCTGTTCTGCAGGACAGACCAGACCTGTGTTTGTCAGttctgcactgagacagacCACCAGGCGCACAGCACTGTGGCTTTAGAGGAAGAATACAGAGAGAAACAG ACTCAGCTGCGGAAGACTGAGGCAGAAGTACAACAGATGATCCAGGACAGActgaagaaggtggaggagatCAAACAGGCAGTGGAGCTCAGCAAA AGCTGTGCACAGAGAGAGATCGAGGACAGTGTGCAGGTCTTCACTGCTCTCCAGCGCCACATTGAGAGAAGCCAGGCTGAGCTCATTGAACTGATTGAGGAGAAGCAGAGAGCAGCAGAGAGGAAGGCAGAAGGACTCATCAAAGAGCTGGAGCAGGAAATCAACTTGTTATTGTGGAGAAACATTGAGCTGGAAAAGCTCTCCCACACCGAGGACCACCTCCACTTTCTACAG AGATTTCCATCCCAGAGCTTCCCTCTGCAGACTAAGGACTGGGCTAACATCGCTGTTCAGCCTGACCTTGGTTTGGGGGCTATAAGAAGAGTTGTGTCCCAACTAGAGGAGAGACTCAGAGAAGAAATGGAGAAAGTGCCCGAAATCA AATTCCACAAGGCGCGCAAGTATGCAG TTGATGTGACTCTGAACCCCAATACAGCTGCTCGTTGGCTCATCGTGTCTGAGGACGGGAAACAAGTGAGATACGGAGGCACAGAGCTGGATCTCCCTGACAATCCTGAGAGGTTTGATCATTGTCACTGTGTGGTGGGAAAGGGTGGTTTCACCTcagggagacactactgggaggtggaggtggggaGGAAGACTGACTGGGATTTAGGAGTTATTGGAGAGTCCGTCAACAGGAAGGGGCAGATTACGTATAAACTTCAAAATAATTGCTGGGTTTTGTGTCTGAGGAATGGGGATAAATACTGGGCTAATGGTGTCATATTCCCTCTGAATTTAAAGCCCCTGAAGGTGGGGGTGTATGTGGATTATGAAGAGGGCCAGGTCTCCTTCTACAATGTGGAGGCCAGGTCTCATATCTACACTTTCACTGACACCTTCACTGAGAAACTCTACCCGTTCTTCAGCCCCAACAAACATCATGGAGGCAAAAATGCAGCCCCACTGATCATCTCTCCTGTCAACTACACAGACTGA
- the LOC102691795 gene encoding E3 ubiquitin-protein ligase TRIM39-like isoform X1, which translates to MLFFGGHPFFEFFPDENVTGALLVSATGDFHTAMVRSSVENLPVEVSEKVSLSRCEVARGMASPSSLLSEEQFLCSICLDIFNKPVSTSCGHNFCLACIEAYWDSSDVYQCPVCKKAFLARPDLSVNRSLREISEQFKKTRASSAGFPSTKLGWVPCDVCTEKKLKAVKTCLVCLASYCETHIQSHYQGAAFRRHRLIDPVEKLEDRLCEKHEKLLELFCRTDQTCVCQFCTETDHQAHSTVALEEEYREKQTQLRKTEAEVQQMIQDRLKKVEEIKQAVELSKSCAQREIEDSVQVFTALQRHIERSQAELIELIEEKQRAAERKAEGLIKELEQEINLLLWRNIELEKLSHTEDHLHFLQRFPSQSFPLQTKDWANIAVQPDLGLGAIRRVVSQLEERLREEMEKVPEIKFHKARKYAVDVTLNPNTAARWLIVSEDGKQVRYGGTELDLPDNPERFDHCHCVVGKGGFTSGRHYWEVEVGRKTDWDLGVIGESVNRKGQITYKLQNNCWVLCLRNGDKYWANGVIFPLNLKPLKVGVYVDYEEGQVSFYNVEARSHIYTFTDTFTEKLYPFFSPNKHHGGKNAAPLIISPVNYTD; encoded by the exons atgttattttttggtGGACATCCATTCTTTGAGTTCTTTCCCGATGAAAACGTTACAGGGGCGCTCCTAGTCTCTGCCACTGGGGATTTCCACACTGCTATGGTGAGAAGCTCAGTTGAGAATTTGCCTGTGGAAGTGTCAGAGAAGGTGTCTCTTTCCAGGTGTGAGGTAGCGAGAG GAATGGCCTCACCCAGTAGTCTCCTGTCGGAAGAGCAGTTTCTGTGCTCCATCTGTCTGGATATATTTAACAAACCAGTCTCTACTTCATGTGGGCACAATTTCTGCTTGGCCTGCATTGAAGCATACTGGGACAGTAGTGACGTGTATCAGTGTCCAGTTTGTAAGAAAGCTTTCCTAGCACGGCCGGATCTCAGTGTGAACAGAAGCTTAAGAGAAATCTCTGAACAGTTCAAGAAGACAAGAGCCAGCAGTGCTGGGTTCCCCTCCACTAAACTAGGTTGGGTGCCCTGTGATGTCTGCACTGAGAAGAAGCTCAAGGCTGTGAAAACCTGCCTGGTCTGTCTGGCCTCTTACTGCGAAACTCACATCCAGTCTCACTATCAAGGAGCTGCTTTCAGGAGACACAGGCTGATTGACCCCGTGGAAAAACTTGAGGACAGGCTGTGTGAGAAACACGAGAAACTTCTGGAGCTGTTCTGCAGGACAGACCAGACCTGTGTTTGTCAGttctgcactgagacagacCACCAGGCGCACAGCACTGTGGCTTTAGAGGAAGAATACAGAGAGAAACAG ACTCAGCTGCGGAAGACTGAGGCAGAAGTACAACAGATGATCCAGGACAGActgaagaaggtggaggagatCAAACAGGCAGTGGAGCTCAGCAAA AGCTGTGCACAGAGAGAGATCGAGGACAGTGTGCAGGTCTTCACTGCTCTCCAGCGCCACATTGAGAGAAGCCAGGCTGAGCTCATTGAACTGATTGAGGAGAAGCAGAGAGCAGCAGAGAGGAAGGCAGAAGGACTCATCAAAGAGCTGGAGCAGGAAATCAACTTGTTATTGTGGAGAAACATTGAGCTGGAAAAGCTCTCCCACACCGAGGACCACCTCCACTTTCTACAG AGATTTCCATCCCAGAGCTTCCCTCTGCAGACTAAGGACTGGGCTAACATCGCTGTTCAGCCTGACCTTGGTTTGGGGGCTATAAGAAGAGTTGTGTCCCAACTAGAGGAGAGACTCAGAGAAGAAATGGAGAAAGTGCCCGAAATCA AATTCCACAAGGCGCGCAAGTATGCAG TTGATGTGACTCTGAACCCCAATACAGCTGCTCGTTGGCTCATCGTGTCTGAGGACGGGAAACAAGTGAGATACGGAGGCACAGAGCTGGATCTCCCTGACAATCCTGAGAGGTTTGATCATTGTCACTGTGTGGTGGGAAAGGGTGGTTTCACCTcagggagacactactgggaggtggaggtggggaGGAAGACTGACTGGGATTTAGGAGTTATTGGAGAGTCCGTCAACAGGAAGGGGCAGATTACGTATAAACTTCAAAATAATTGCTGGGTTTTGTGTCTGAGGAATGGGGATAAATACTGGGCTAATGGTGTCATATTCCCTCTGAATTTAAAGCCCCTGAAGGTGGGGGTGTATGTGGATTATGAAGAGGGCCAGGTCTCCTTCTACAATGTGGAGGCCAGGTCTCATATCTACACTTTCACTGACACCTTCACTGAGAAACTCTACCCGTTCTTCAGCCCCAACAAACATCATGGAGGCAAAAATGCAGCCCCACTGATCATCTCTCCTGTCAACTACACAGACTGA
- the LOC102691795 gene encoding E3 ubiquitin-protein ligase TRIM39-like isoform X2, which produces MVCTGMASPSSLLSEEQFLCSICLDIFNKPVSTSCGHNFCLACIEAYWDSSDVYQCPVCKKAFLARPDLSVNRSLREISEQFKKTRASSAGFPSTKLGWVPCDVCTEKKLKAVKTCLVCLASYCETHIQSHYQGAAFRRHRLIDPVEKLEDRLCEKHEKLLELFCRTDQTCVCQFCTETDHQAHSTVALEEEYREKQTQLRKTEAEVQQMIQDRLKKVEEIKQAVELSKSCAQREIEDSVQVFTALQRHIERSQAELIELIEEKQRAAERKAEGLIKELEQEINLLLWRNIELEKLSHTEDHLHFLQRFPSQSFPLQTKDWANIAVQPDLGLGAIRRVVSQLEERLREEMEKVPEIKFHKARKYAVDVTLNPNTAARWLIVSEDGKQVRYGGTELDLPDNPERFDHCHCVVGKGGFTSGRHYWEVEVGRKTDWDLGVIGESVNRKGQITYKLQNNCWVLCLRNGDKYWANGVIFPLNLKPLKVGVYVDYEEGQVSFYNVEARSHIYTFTDTFTEKLYPFFSPNKHHGGKNAAPLIISPVNYTD; this is translated from the exons ATGGTCTGTACAG GAATGGCCTCACCCAGTAGTCTCCTGTCGGAAGAGCAGTTTCTGTGCTCCATCTGTCTGGATATATTTAACAAACCAGTCTCTACTTCATGTGGGCACAATTTCTGCTTGGCCTGCATTGAAGCATACTGGGACAGTAGTGACGTGTATCAGTGTCCAGTTTGTAAGAAAGCTTTCCTAGCACGGCCGGATCTCAGTGTGAACAGAAGCTTAAGAGAAATCTCTGAACAGTTCAAGAAGACAAGAGCCAGCAGTGCTGGGTTCCCCTCCACTAAACTAGGTTGGGTGCCCTGTGATGTCTGCACTGAGAAGAAGCTCAAGGCTGTGAAAACCTGCCTGGTCTGTCTGGCCTCTTACTGCGAAACTCACATCCAGTCTCACTATCAAGGAGCTGCTTTCAGGAGACACAGGCTGATTGACCCCGTGGAAAAACTTGAGGACAGGCTGTGTGAGAAACACGAGAAACTTCTGGAGCTGTTCTGCAGGACAGACCAGACCTGTGTTTGTCAGttctgcactgagacagacCACCAGGCGCACAGCACTGTGGCTTTAGAGGAAGAATACAGAGAGAAACAG ACTCAGCTGCGGAAGACTGAGGCAGAAGTACAACAGATGATCCAGGACAGActgaagaaggtggaggagatCAAACAGGCAGTGGAGCTCAGCAAA AGCTGTGCACAGAGAGAGATCGAGGACAGTGTGCAGGTCTTCACTGCTCTCCAGCGCCACATTGAGAGAAGCCAGGCTGAGCTCATTGAACTGATTGAGGAGAAGCAGAGAGCAGCAGAGAGGAAGGCAGAAGGACTCATCAAAGAGCTGGAGCAGGAAATCAACTTGTTATTGTGGAGAAACATTGAGCTGGAAAAGCTCTCCCACACCGAGGACCACCTCCACTTTCTACAG AGATTTCCATCCCAGAGCTTCCCTCTGCAGACTAAGGACTGGGCTAACATCGCTGTTCAGCCTGACCTTGGTTTGGGGGCTATAAGAAGAGTTGTGTCCCAACTAGAGGAGAGACTCAGAGAAGAAATGGAGAAAGTGCCCGAAATCA AATTCCACAAGGCGCGCAAGTATGCAG TTGATGTGACTCTGAACCCCAATACAGCTGCTCGTTGGCTCATCGTGTCTGAGGACGGGAAACAAGTGAGATACGGAGGCACAGAGCTGGATCTCCCTGACAATCCTGAGAGGTTTGATCATTGTCACTGTGTGGTGGGAAAGGGTGGTTTCACCTcagggagacactactgggaggtggaggtggggaGGAAGACTGACTGGGATTTAGGAGTTATTGGAGAGTCCGTCAACAGGAAGGGGCAGATTACGTATAAACTTCAAAATAATTGCTGGGTTTTGTGTCTGAGGAATGGGGATAAATACTGGGCTAATGGTGTCATATTCCCTCTGAATTTAAAGCCCCTGAAGGTGGGGGTGTATGTGGATTATGAAGAGGGCCAGGTCTCCTTCTACAATGTGGAGGCCAGGTCTCATATCTACACTTTCACTGACACCTTCACTGAGAAACTCTACCCGTTCTTCAGCCCCAACAAACATCATGGAGGCAAAAATGCAGCCCCACTGATCATCTCTCCTGTCAACTACACAGACTGA
- the LOC102685655 gene encoding butyrophilin subfamily 2 member A2-like isoform X2, translating into MLPIRMVLCVNLLLLLFSVSRSEKFQVHGPAAPVVVSPSEDSVLPCYLSPDINAEDLQIRWSFEGSAAPVCLYQNRRYHSDTQNPDYRGRTELFLEQLPRGNVSLKLTDVKLSDHGQYKCLVESVKHYGDTLIDLVVRTVSVSLHSPGGGQTQLLCRSEGWFPSPAVIWTDRDGHDVTSLSSTTVERDSQGHLSVSNYIPVQQESNIFSCLVRSTQPKGDWESQIHISNFFPGPSGWMVALCVTAAVIVVASVLLVIQWKRMDNLDTLLESELCYINALNGIPLIKAEIDAVKQAPLLKSQWQLLCSAAADVTLDPDTARYFTLSENGKRVRSAEVTKLPNSPLRFNSCVLSREGFTSGRHYWDVEVNDRWIIGVTRASAERKGLIIISPCWGYWCLYSDSSAFFALTDPETRLPLNLQPRRVGVCVDIEEKKVSFYTVESRTHIYTFTDMEFSELDKIYPVFWTHDKFNDLVLQPPSRSEDETHPLLISTG; encoded by the exons ATGTTACCAATCAGAATGGTTCTCTGTGTTAATCTGCTACTCCTCCTGTTCTCTGTCTCAAGATCAG AGAAGTTTCAGGTTCATGGTCCAGCTGCTCCTGTTGTTGTGTCACCTAGTGAGGACAGTGTCCTGCCCTGTTACCTCTCACCAGACATCAATGCTGAGGACCTACAAATCAGGTGGTCTTTTGAGGGTTCTGCAGCTCCTGTGTGCCTGTACCAAAACCGCAGATATCACTCTGACACACAGAACCCAGATTACAGAGGAAGGACAGAGCTGTTCCTGGAGCAGCTCCCCAGGGGCAATGTGTCTCTAAAGCTGACAGATGTGAAGCTCTCTGATCATGGACAGTATAAGTGTCTGGTGGAATCTGTGAAACATTATGGCGACACTCTTATCGACCTGGTCGTCAGAA CTGTTTCAGTGTCTCTCCACTCCCCTGGAGGAGGTCAGACCCAGCTGCTGTGCAGGTCAGAGGGCTGGTTCCCTTCACCTGCAGTGATCTGGACAGACAGGGATGGACATGATGTGACCTCACTGTCCAGCACCACAGTGGAGAGGGACAGTCAAGGGCACCTCAGTGTCAGCAACTACATCCCAGTCCAGCAGGAGTCCAACATCTTCTCCTGTCTGGTCAGAAGCACACAGCCCAAGGGAGACTGGGAATCTCAGATCCACATATCCA ACTTTTTCCCTGGACCCTCTGGGTGGATGGTGGCTCTCTGTGTAACAGCAGCTGTGATTGTAGTAGCATCTGTACTTCTGGTGATCCAGTGGAAAAGAATGGACA ATCTGGATACATTGTTGGAATCTGAATTATGTTATATTAATGCACTAAATG GAATTCCTCTCATTAAAGCTGAAATTG ATGCTGTGAAGCAAGCTCCTCTCCTTAAATCAC aatggcagttgctgtgcagtgctgcag CTGATGTGACTTTGGACCCTGATACAGCTCGGTATTTCACCCTGTCTGAGAATGGGAAGAGAGTTAGATCAGCAGAGGTGACAAAACTCCCCAACAGTCCATTGAGATTTAACTCCTGTGTCCTGAGCAGGGAGGGCTTCACCTCTGGAAGACACTACTGGGACGTGGAGGTGAACGACCGCTGGATAATTGGAGTGACAAGAGCATCTGCTGAGAGAAAAGGACTGATTATCATCTCTCCCTGCTGGGGTTACTGGTGTCTGTACTCTGATTCTTCTGCTTTCTTTGCTCTCACTGACCCTGAGACCCGTCTCCCCCTCAATCTGCAACCCAGGagggtgggagtgtgtgtggatATCGAGGAGAAGAAGGTCTCCTTTTACACAGTGGAGTCCAGAACACATATCTACACTTTCACTGACATGGAGTTCAGTGAGCTAGACAAAATCTATCCTGTCTTCTGGACCCATGATAAGTTTAATGACCTTGTGCTGCAGCCTCCTAGCAGAAGTGAAGATGAAACACATCCATTACTCATTAGCACAGGCTGA
- the LOC102685655 gene encoding butyrophilin subfamily 1 member A1-like isoform X3, translating into MLPIRMVLCVNLLLLLFSVSRSEKFQVHGPAAPVVVSPSEDSVLPCYLSPDINAEDLQIRWSFEGSAAPVCLYQNRRYHSDTQNPDYRGRTELFLEQLPRGNVSLKLTDVKLSDHGQYKCLVESVKHYGDTLIDLVVRTVSVSLHSPGGGQTQLLCRSEGWFPSPAVIWTDRDGHDVTSLSSTTVERDSQGHLSVSNYIPVQQESNIFSCLVRSTQPKGDWESQIHISKWQLLCSAAADVTLDPDTARYFTLSENGKRVRSAEVTKLPNSPLRFNSCVLSREGFTSGRHYWDVEVNDRWIIGVTRASAERKGLIIISPCWGYWCLYSDSSAFFALTDPETRLPLNLQPRRVGVCVDIEEKKVSFYTVESRTHIYTFTDMEFSELDKIYPVFWTHDKFNDLVLQPPSRSEDETHPLLISTG; encoded by the exons ATGTTACCAATCAGAATGGTTCTCTGTGTTAATCTGCTACTCCTCCTGTTCTCTGTCTCAAGATCAG AGAAGTTTCAGGTTCATGGTCCAGCTGCTCCTGTTGTTGTGTCACCTAGTGAGGACAGTGTCCTGCCCTGTTACCTCTCACCAGACATCAATGCTGAGGACCTACAAATCAGGTGGTCTTTTGAGGGTTCTGCAGCTCCTGTGTGCCTGTACCAAAACCGCAGATATCACTCTGACACACAGAACCCAGATTACAGAGGAAGGACAGAGCTGTTCCTGGAGCAGCTCCCCAGGGGCAATGTGTCTCTAAAGCTGACAGATGTGAAGCTCTCTGATCATGGACAGTATAAGTGTCTGGTGGAATCTGTGAAACATTATGGCGACACTCTTATCGACCTGGTCGTCAGAA CTGTTTCAGTGTCTCTCCACTCCCCTGGAGGAGGTCAGACCCAGCTGCTGTGCAGGTCAGAGGGCTGGTTCCCTTCACCTGCAGTGATCTGGACAGACAGGGATGGACATGATGTGACCTCACTGTCCAGCACCACAGTGGAGAGGGACAGTCAAGGGCACCTCAGTGTCAGCAACTACATCCCAGTCCAGCAGGAGTCCAACATCTTCTCCTGTCTGGTCAGAAGCACACAGCCCAAGGGAGACTGGGAATCTCAGATCCACATATCCA aatggcagttgctgtgcagtgctgcag CTGATGTGACTTTGGACCCTGATACAGCTCGGTATTTCACCCTGTCTGAGAATGGGAAGAGAGTTAGATCAGCAGAGGTGACAAAACTCCCCAACAGTCCATTGAGATTTAACTCCTGTGTCCTGAGCAGGGAGGGCTTCACCTCTGGAAGACACTACTGGGACGTGGAGGTGAACGACCGCTGGATAATTGGAGTGACAAGAGCATCTGCTGAGAGAAAAGGACTGATTATCATCTCTCCCTGCTGGGGTTACTGGTGTCTGTACTCTGATTCTTCTGCTTTCTTTGCTCTCACTGACCCTGAGACCCGTCTCCCCCTCAATCTGCAACCCAGGagggtgggagtgtgtgtggatATCGAGGAGAAGAAGGTCTCCTTTTACACAGTGGAGTCCAGAACACATATCTACACTTTCACTGACATGGAGTTCAGTGAGCTAGACAAAATCTATCCTGTCTTCTGGACCCATGATAAGTTTAATGACCTTGTGCTGCAGCCTCCTAGCAGAAGTGAAGATGAAACACATCCATTACTCATTAGCACAGGCTGA
- the LOC102685655 gene encoding butyrophilin subfamily 2 member A2-like isoform X1 encodes MLPIRMVLCVNLLLLLFSVSRSEKFQVHGPAAPVVVSPSEDSVLPCYLSPDINAEDLQIRWSFEGSAAPVCLYQNRRYHSDTQNPDYRGRTELFLEQLPRGNVSLKLTDVKLSDHGQYKCLVESVKHYGDTLIDLVVRTVSVSLHSPGGGQTQLLCRSEGWFPSPAVIWTDRDGHDVTSLSSTTVERDSQGHLSVSNYIPVQQESNIFSCLVRSTQPKGDWESQIHISRDFFPGPSGWMVALCVTAAVIVVASVLLVIQWKRMDNLDTLLESELCYINALNGIPLIKAEIDAVKQAPLLKSQWQLLCSAAADVTLDPDTARYFTLSENGKRVRSAEVTKLPNSPLRFNSCVLSREGFTSGRHYWDVEVNDRWIIGVTRASAERKGLIIISPCWGYWCLYSDSSAFFALTDPETRLPLNLQPRRVGVCVDIEEKKVSFYTVESRTHIYTFTDMEFSELDKIYPVFWTHDKFNDLVLQPPSRSEDETHPLLISTG; translated from the exons ATGTTACCAATCAGAATGGTTCTCTGTGTTAATCTGCTACTCCTCCTGTTCTCTGTCTCAAGATCAG AGAAGTTTCAGGTTCATGGTCCAGCTGCTCCTGTTGTTGTGTCACCTAGTGAGGACAGTGTCCTGCCCTGTTACCTCTCACCAGACATCAATGCTGAGGACCTACAAATCAGGTGGTCTTTTGAGGGTTCTGCAGCTCCTGTGTGCCTGTACCAAAACCGCAGATATCACTCTGACACACAGAACCCAGATTACAGAGGAAGGACAGAGCTGTTCCTGGAGCAGCTCCCCAGGGGCAATGTGTCTCTAAAGCTGACAGATGTGAAGCTCTCTGATCATGGACAGTATAAGTGTCTGGTGGAATCTGTGAAACATTATGGCGACACTCTTATCGACCTGGTCGTCAGAA CTGTTTCAGTGTCTCTCCACTCCCCTGGAGGAGGTCAGACCCAGCTGCTGTGCAGGTCAGAGGGCTGGTTCCCTTCACCTGCAGTGATCTGGACAGACAGGGATGGACATGATGTGACCTCACTGTCCAGCACCACAGTGGAGAGGGACAGTCAAGGGCACCTCAGTGTCAGCAACTACATCCCAGTCCAGCAGGAGTCCAACATCTTCTCCTGTCTGGTCAGAAGCACACAGCCCAAGGGAGACTGGGAATCTCAGATCCACATATCCA GAGACTTTTTCCCTGGACCCTCTGGGTGGATGGTGGCTCTCTGTGTAACAGCAGCTGTGATTGTAGTAGCATCTGTACTTCTGGTGATCCAGTGGAAAAGAATGGACA ATCTGGATACATTGTTGGAATCTGAATTATGTTATATTAATGCACTAAATG GAATTCCTCTCATTAAAGCTGAAATTG ATGCTGTGAAGCAAGCTCCTCTCCTTAAATCAC aatggcagttgctgtgcagtgctgcag CTGATGTGACTTTGGACCCTGATACAGCTCGGTATTTCACCCTGTCTGAGAATGGGAAGAGAGTTAGATCAGCAGAGGTGACAAAACTCCCCAACAGTCCATTGAGATTTAACTCCTGTGTCCTGAGCAGGGAGGGCTTCACCTCTGGAAGACACTACTGGGACGTGGAGGTGAACGACCGCTGGATAATTGGAGTGACAAGAGCATCTGCTGAGAGAAAAGGACTGATTATCATCTCTCCCTGCTGGGGTTACTGGTGTCTGTACTCTGATTCTTCTGCTTTCTTTGCTCTCACTGACCCTGAGACCCGTCTCCCCCTCAATCTGCAACCCAGGagggtgggagtgtgtgtggatATCGAGGAGAAGAAGGTCTCCTTTTACACAGTGGAGTCCAGAACACATATCTACACTTTCACTGACATGGAGTTCAGTGAGCTAGACAAAATCTATCCTGTCTTCTGGACCCATGATAAGTTTAATGACCTTGTGCTGCAGCCTCCTAGCAGAAGTGAAGATGAAACACATCCATTACTCATTAGCACAGGCTGA